In one Nitrososphaera viennensis EN76 genomic region, the following are encoded:
- a CDS encoding DUF6602 domain-containing protein, translated as MKKVIGMPDFTNSMNLGKIFDEISKKMVVDINETRKAIDKHPGLRGESFEEVVREFLEKYLPKAFAISKGFIVDSDGKQSKQLDVIISDAMNSPIFYQKGENRVLPVECVFAVIEVKARLDSVELDKAVDNMLSVRNLTKKAFRTVPSYQPLFRSIGLYGKEDWIGYPINYFVFAFDSIDLKHLTKLLDRKHKAHKLPEWSRIDGIYVLGKGMVTNYIEYEYDDNRIPPLHIIRTLPEPKSKVTSIKSRRSLLLFYQDLMDCLSMAEVKNFILPDYTYRLRF; from the coding sequence ATGAAAAAGGTTATTGGGATGCCAGATTTTACCAATTCGATGAATCTTGGTAAAATCTTCGATGAGATTTCCAAGAAGATGGTTGTCGATATAAATGAAACAAGAAAAGCGATTGACAAGCACCCGGGTTTGAGAGGAGAGTCTTTCGAGGAAGTAGTCCGTGAATTCCTTGAAAAATATCTACCAAAAGCCTTTGCAATCTCAAAGGGATTCATAGTTGATTCCGATGGCAAACAGTCGAAGCAATTAGATGTAATAATTTCAGATGCGATGAATAGTCCTATCTTTTATCAAAAGGGCGAAAACCGGGTATTGCCTGTTGAGTGTGTTTTTGCAGTAATAGAAGTCAAAGCACGATTAGATTCTGTCGAGCTTGACAAGGCAGTTGATAATATGCTAAGCGTACGTAATTTAACCAAGAAAGCCTTTCGTACGGTGCCATCGTATCAGCCCCTCTTTCGTTCCATAGGTTTGTATGGAAAGGAAGATTGGATAGGCTACCCAATCAATTACTTCGTTTTTGCTTTTGATTCCATCGATTTGAAGCATCTAACAAAATTATTAGACAGGAAACATAAGGCGCATAAATTGCCCGAATGGTCACGAATAGATGGGATATATGTGTTAGGAAAAGGTATGGTGACCAATTATATCGAATATGAGTATGATGACAACCGTATACCTCCATTGCACATAATCAGGACTTTGCCAGAGCCAAAATCAAAGGTCACATCAATAAAATCGCGGCGATCATTACTCCTGTTTTATCAGGATCTCATGGACTGTCTTTCAATGGCAGAAGTGAAAAACTTCATTTTGCCTGACTATACTTACCGACTACGCTTCTGA
- a CDS encoding DDE-type integrase/transposase/recombinase, with protein MEPTAHQPDAREMKGLAMAKDVSQKKSDVAIQLLNEMTYKVRSQSDISKWYMVVRTEGAWTCDCPDSTYRHVTCKHIHAVLFSKAFRKKVYEDTLFQTPVNQHIINESNELGKIVCQRCASGNYVKCSVRHTKKAGDIQRYQCKDCGYRFIVNPAFEHAKVTARIISAAIDLYFKGVSLRKIEDHVLQSFNVKVDHSSVANWIRRFNKVVQPYVDSFVPVQVGGVYHVDEMLVHVRKEHNDATMNLNNKENHTFRKFDNHYSWLWNLMDSSTRFWICSKITQKRTGDVARSVFKEMKQRAPLPRAIVHDGLRSYDEAYTRELYTREKPQIQNVRSVGSNEKGLNPKVERLNGTVRDRESVMRGMDTAESAQELMDAMQIHYNFIRGNQAIGGQTPAEAAGINLNLKENKTESLMRQAAIHAKDELVSPVVKGLGIRIHKVTILNEKDCLKVKQKGWLDKKDWVEIHDILRVQGFNWLANGKDSCWLKLIV; from the coding sequence ATGGAACCCACTGCCCACCAACCCGATGCACGCGAAATGAAAGGTCTTGCTATGGCAAAGGATGTCAGCCAGAAAAAGTCCGATGTTGCCATACAGCTTCTAAATGAAATGACCTACAAGGTGAGGTCGCAGTCAGACATCAGCAAATGGTACATGGTCGTTCGGACAGAGGGCGCATGGACGTGCGACTGTCCAGATTCTACCTATCGCCATGTAACCTGCAAGCACATTCATGCGGTACTGTTCTCGAAGGCATTTAGAAAGAAGGTGTATGAGGATACGCTATTCCAGACACCGGTAAACCAGCACATCATCAACGAATCAAACGAGCTTGGCAAGATTGTTTGCCAACGCTGCGCAAGCGGCAACTACGTAAAATGCTCGGTTCGCCACACGAAAAAAGCGGGCGACATTCAACGTTATCAGTGCAAAGATTGTGGATACAGATTCATTGTCAACCCAGCATTTGAACATGCAAAAGTAACTGCTAGGATAATATCGGCGGCAATCGACCTCTATTTCAAGGGTGTTTCGCTCAGGAAAATAGAGGATCATGTTTTGCAGTCTTTCAACGTCAAGGTGGACCATTCGAGCGTAGCAAATTGGATTCGCCGCTTTAACAAGGTAGTCCAGCCTTACGTGGATTCATTCGTGCCCGTGCAGGTTGGCGGCGTTTACCATGTTGATGAAATGCTAGTACATGTAAGAAAGGAGCATAACGACGCTACTATGAACCTGAATAACAAAGAAAACCATACCTTTAGGAAATTCGACAACCACTATAGCTGGCTATGGAACTTGATGGATTCAAGTACTAGATTTTGGATATGCTCCAAGATTACCCAAAAGCGTACGGGCGATGTGGCTCGCTCTGTCTTTAAGGAAATGAAGCAACGCGCCCCGCTGCCACGGGCGATAGTGCATGATGGCCTGCGCTCGTACGATGAAGCATACACCCGCGAGTTGTACACGAGGGAAAAGCCACAAATCCAGAATGTGAGAAGCGTCGGCTCTAACGAAAAGGGCTTGAACCCTAAAGTCGAGCGCCTTAACGGAACGGTAAGAGACCGCGAAAGCGTAATGCGCGGCATGGACACGGCGGAAAGCGCGCAGGAGCTCATGGACGCAATGCAGATTCATTACAATTTCATTCGAGGCAATCAGGCCATAGGGGGTCAGACACCGGCTGAAGCAGCAGGCATTAACCTCAACCTGAAAGAAAACAAGACGGAATCTTTGATGAGGCAGGCGGCGATTCATGCAAAGGATGAGCTAGTTAGCCCGGTCGTCAAAGGACTTGGCATACGCATTCACAAGGTAACAATCCTGAATGAAAAGGACTGCTTAAAGGTCAAGCAGAAGGGATGGCTTGACAAAAAGGACTGGGTAGAGATTCATGATATACTACGTGTACAAGGTTTCAACTGGTTAGCGAACGGCAAAGATAGCTGTTGGCTCAAATTGATTGTTTGA